One stretch of Arthrobacter polaris DNA includes these proteins:
- a CDS encoding enoyl-CoA hydratase/isomerase family protein has translation MEHNEVLVERTGQLGHLILNRPQAMNALNAAMVTTLAQCLDEWENDDAVATVLISGAGERGLCAGGDIVSIYHDARTGXDSSETFWRDEYHLNARIRRYPKPIVSLMDGVVLGGGVGISAHASHRIVTERSRIGMPETGIGFVPDVGGTXLLSRAPGEMGTHAALTGSMVSGADAIAMGLASHYVDSAMLPALVAELSEREASSVVARHGQVAPESALAGQRWWIDEAYAPDGVVSILERLARVGDXAATAAAETISXKSPTAVSVTLAALRRARMLPSLEEVLNQELRVSLRALRWPDFAEGIRAQLVDKDRNPAWAPAALXQVSASVIEEAFADLGERELGLTAPENAAKGI, from the coding sequence ATGGAGCACAATGAGGTTCTCGTGGAGCGAACTGGCCAGCTGGGACACCTGATATTGAATAGGCCCCAAGCCATGAACGCGCTCAATGCGGCCATGGTCACCACGCTGGCGCAGTGCCTTGATGAGTGGGAAAATGACGACGCCGTGGCAACGGTCCTCATTTCAGGTGCCGGCGAGCGTGGCTTGTGTGCTGGCGGGGACATTGTCTCCATCTATCATGATGCCCGCACTGGGNGTGACTCCAGTGAGACGTTCTGGCGCGATGAATACCACCTCAATGCTCGTATCAGGCGCTATCCCAAACCCATTGTGAGCCTCATGGATGGTGTGGTGCTCGGCGGTGGCGTAGGGATTTCCGCTCATGCCTCGCACCGAATTGTCACAGAGCGCTCCCGGATTGGGATGCCTGAAACCGGGATCGGCTTTGTTCCCGATGTTGGCGGCACTNTTTTACTGTCCCGTGCGCCGGGAGAAATGGGCACCCACGCGGCTCTCACCGGTTCCATGGTCAGCGGCGCCGACGCCATCGCCATGGGGCTCGCCAGTCACTATGTTGACTCCGCCATGCTGCCGGCATTGGTGGCCGAGCTATCCGAGCGTGAGGCAAGCTCCGTCGTGGCACGCCATGGACAGGTTGCCCCAGAGTCGGCCTTGGCAGGGCAGCGCTGGTGGATTGATGAGGCGTACGCGCCAGATGGCGTTGTGAGTATCCTTGAGCGGTTGGCGCGGGTAGGAGACNCCGCGGCCACTGCGGCGGCGGAAACGATTTCANAGAAGTCCCCTACTGCTGTGAGCGTGACCCTGGCGGCGCTGCGGCGGGCACGGATGCTGCCTTCGCTGGAGGAGGTCTTGAACCAGGAGTTGCGGGTGTCACTACGTGCCCTGCGGTGGCCCGATTTTGCTGAAGGGATCAGGGCCCAGCTTGTTGACAAGGACAGAAATCCGGCCTGGGCGCCGGCGGCTTTGNCACAGGTTTCGGCTTCCGTGATTGAGGAAGCATTCGCAGACTTGGGTGAACGCGAATTGGGTTTAACCGCTCCGGAGAATGCTGCGAAAGGGATATGA